From Vicugna pacos chromosome 6, VicPac4, whole genome shotgun sequence, a single genomic window includes:
- the LOC140697097 gene encoding thymosin beta-4, Y-chromosomal-like codes for MAEMEKSNKSKLKKPEMQEKNLLSSKETTEQGKQVGES; via the coding sequence ATGGCTGAGATGGAGAAATCCAATAAGTCAAAATTGAAGAAGccagaaatgcaagagaaaaatcTGCTTTCTTCAAAAGAAACGACTGAACAGGGGAAGCAAGTAGGTGAGTCATGA
- the LOC102543700 gene encoding olfactory receptor 4F6-like: MSGANCSVVSEFVFLGLSNSWEIQLLLFCFSCIFYVSSMMGNLLIVVTVTFEPYLQSPMYFLLANLSTIDLIFCSIAAPKMIWDLFRKQKIISFWGCIAQVFFSHAVGGTEMVLLIAMAFDRYVAICKPLHYLTIMSPRVCILILAVAWTIGPTHSLAQLAFVVNLPFCGPNVLDSFYCDLPRLIKLACTDTYKLGFMVTANSGFISLGAFFLLLLSYVFILATLQKHSSGGSPKALSTLSAHIIVVVFFFGPLIFFYMWPSPSTHVDKFLAIFDAVLTPFLNPVIYTLRNREMKMAMRRMFCQLMQFRKNH; the protein is encoded by the coding sequence ATGAGTGGAGCCAACTGCTCCGTGGTATCTGAGTTCGTGTTCCTGGGGCTCTCCAATTCCTGGGAGATCCAGCttcttcttttttgcttttcttgtattttctatgTGTCAAGTATGATGGGAAACCTCCTCATAGTGGTCACTGTGACCTTTGAGCCTTACTTACAGTCCCCCATGTATTTTCTGTTAGCTAATCTCTCCACCATTGACCTGATATTTTGCTCTATTGCAGCACCCAAGATGATCTGGGATCTTTTCAGGAAACAAAAAATCATCTCCTTTTGGGGCTGTATAGCTCAAGTCTTCTTTAGCCATGCTGTTGGAGGCACTGAGATGGTGCTGCTCATCGCCATGGCCTTTGACAGATATGTGGCCATATGTAAGCCTCTCCACTACTTGACCATCATGAGCCCACGAGTGTGCATTTTGATTTTAGCAGTTGCCTGGACCATTGGTCCCACTCACTCATTGGCCCAGTTGGCTTTTGTGGTAAACCTGCCCTTCTGTGGCCCTAATGTCTTAGACAGCTTTTACTGTGACCTGCCTCGGCTCATCAAACTTGCTTGCACAGATACCTATAAACTGGGGTTCATGGTCACTGCTAACAGTGGGTTCATTTCCTTGGGTGCTTTCTTCTTGCTCCTCCTCTCTTATGTCTTCATCCTGGCCACTCTTCAGAAACACTCTTCAGGGGGTTCACCCAAGGCTCTTTCCACTCTGTCAGCTCATATTATtgtggtggttttcttttttggtccattgatttttttctatatgtggcCTTCTCCTTCAACACATGTAGACAAATTTCTAGCCATATTTGATGCAGTTTTAACTCCTTTTCTAAATCCAGTCATCTACACACTCAGGAACAGAGAGATGAAGATGGCAATGAGGAGAATGTTCTGTCAGCTTATGCAGTTTAGAAAAAATCACTAA